From the Lysinibacillus fusiformis genome, the window CCATACAAATATCATCCTTTCCCTTACACATCACAAACAAGTGCTGTACTTACATTTATTATACTATAAAAAGGAAGGTTTGGCTGTCGAAAGCCGTTTTAATTTAAAATGGGCTTTATTGATCTTCTACATCTATTAAATAAATTCTTTTATCAAATCCACCACGAATTTCTCTCTTGTGCTCACGCGTCGCTTCTAGCTCCTCAAAACTTACTCCTAACATACTGATAGCCGTATGAATGAGTTCCATATATCTAATACTACATCACTTTCCTCTACAAGAAAGAGCAGAAATTTAAATTAAAATAAACCAATTTCATAAAGAAAGTCTAAAGACTATTAGAAGTGACCTTAAAATTTAACAATGAGTTTTATAAATTATGAAAAAAGTTTGATAGATTATTTATTTCTTTGATAAAAATATTTCTATAATAAACTTTTCTCAATATAATTTAAATAAATTTCAAGAATTGATAAGATAAACTAAATTAGCATGTTTAGTTAAAAAATCATTAATTTTTTCTTCAGTAAACAGCTTATCATTTTTATTTAAATATTTTTTATTAGATAATGATTTAAAAAATTCAAGTTCTTGAATTACTTTAACATTCTCTAGTTTTATAATATTATTATATATGCTTCCTTCATCAACTTTCATTTCTTTTCTATAATAGTCAGGAAGTTTTTGTATCGCTTCCTCAAAAAGTTTTGGTGATTTATTTCTAAAAATTATATTTTTTATATGTTCGGCTTTATAAAATTCTGTCGGAAAATAGGAGTTCTCATTTCCTTCAGGATTAACTATAATATATAATTCGGGTTCTTCTGTAATAATCTTATTTTGAATATCTAAATTAATATTATTAAATAAATTTGTTCCAAAATAAACGTCCTTTGCTGTATAGTCTGTTTCCTTAGAATAGTTCCCTTTAATGTGTGAATAAAAATTATCACTTTGTTTAAGTTTAATTAAAACTGTAAATCCATCAAAGATATTTCCCATTTTGATTCTCCTTTTTATATAGGTATCCTTCAGTTTTCAACCTATTTCATCACAGTCTTTTTATAAATATAGAAATGATACTTCATCATTAAATTAGAATCCTCTTTAGTTTAGATTTTTAAAAATTCTTCTAATGATGATTTACTTCTACTCAGATAAGAACAGGTAGTACCTACATCCCCTTGACAATTATTACTCCTAAATATGGTTTGCCAAAATAAAAATGGGATTCTTCCTTGTGCCATAATTACATTTATTCTATCACGTATTTCGTAATTAATGTCTGCTTCTGTTAATTGGACTAACGAATACCATGAATTTTTGCACATTCTATTGCTACACTTTGAAAATTTTATGTAGATATAAAATTCCTTTTTGTGCTTCTAAAGACTAAATTTTCAATATGTAATATTTGCATTTTTTATTCATTTTAGATATTTCATTTAATAGTCTACGAATATCTCCTAAATTCTTTTCTCTAACTTCTAATAAACTATCTACAACATCAGAAGCAACCTTCCTCTTTGAATCTGTTCGTTTTTTGAAATACAATTCATAAAAAAACCTTTTAAATCATGCTTGCACCAATATAAATTGCATATCGCTTCTTTTAAACATTAAACAACTATAAGTCGATATATTCATTTGTTTTCATTCTTCCACAGTCAAGATACTTAATTAAACAATAGATAGGAAATAACAGTTTTCAATACCGTATTCTGTATAAATTATATATCAAATAAATTATTTCTTTCCTTTGTCCTTTTAAAGTTTATAAAAAACCTCCTAACTACTAACAGTTAGAAGGTTTAAAATTGCGAACGCTTACTTCACTTTTTCTGCTACACCCAAAACATCATTCTCTTCAAGGAACTTCGTATTGAATTGTGCTGATTTAAACACGTCATTGTTCATCAATGCTTGGTGGAATGGAATTGTTGTATTGATTCCAGGACCAGATACTTCGAATTCACTTAGGGCGCGGTTCATTTTTGCAATCGCTTCTTCACGTGTATCCGCATGAACAATTAGTTTCGCTACCATTGAATCGTAATATGGTGGGATTGTATAGCCCGCATAGACAGCAGAATCAATACGTACACCGTAGCCACCTGGCGTTATATACGTATCAACAGTTCCTGCTGATGGCATGAAGTTTTTGTAGGCATTTTCTGCGTTAATACGGCATTCAATAGCCCATCCATTTAATTTTATATCATCTTGAGTGAACGGAAGCTTCTCACCAGATGCAATTTTTAATTGTTGTTGTACAAGATCTACACCAGAAATCATTTCTGTTACTGGATGCTCAACCTGAATACGAGTATTCATTTCCATGAAGTAGAACTTGTCCTCTCGATAATCATAGATAAACTCGATTGTACCAGCGCCTTCATAGTCACATGCTTGTGCCGCTTTGACTGCAGCCGCACCCATTTCAGCACGACGCTCAGAAGATAAAGCTGGAGATGGAGCTTCCTCTACTAACTTCTGCATACGACGTTGAACCGTACAGTCACGTTCGCCTAAATGCACCACGTTACCGTAGCCATCTGCTAAAACCTGGATTTCACAGTGACGGAAGTACTCGATGAATTTCTCTAAATATACGCCTGGGTTACCGAATGCTGCAGCAGCCTCTTTTTGCGTAATTTCAATACCTTTTACAAGATCTTCTTCTGTACGTGCTACACGGATCCCTTTACCGCCACCACCAGCAGTTGCTTTGATGATGACAGGGTAACCAATTTTAGCAGCCCATTCTTTACCTGTTTCAATATCTGGTACAATACCAGTACCTGGAACAAGGGGAACACCTGCCGCTTCCATCGTAGTACGTGCAACGTCCTTGATGCCCATAATTTTAATAGAATCAGATGATGGACCGATAAATTTAATGCCAGCGTTTTCACAAGCTTCAGCAAAATCAGCGTTTTCCGATACGAAACCATATCCTGGGTGGATACCATCTGCACCTGTTTTTTCAGCTACACTAAGTAGCGCTGGGAAGCTAAGATAAGAATCTTTTGATAGCTTTGGTCCGATACAATAAGCTTCATCTGCTAATTTCACATGTAATGCGTCCGCATCTGCTTCAGAGTAGACAGCAACCGATTGAATGCCTAACTCTTTACAAGCACGAATGATACGCACAGCGATTTCGCCGCGGTTTGCAATTAAAACTTTTTTCATTTGTTTTGCACTCCTTACTCAGCTTTTACAAGGAATAGTGGTTGGCCGTACTCTACTAAGTCGCCATCTTTAACTAGAATTTCAACGATTTCCCCTTGCACTTCTGCTTCGATTTCGTTGAATAATTTCATTGCTTCTACGATACATACGATTGTTTCATTTCCTACTTTGTCACCTGGTTTTACGTAAGCTGGTGAATCTGGGTTTGGTGCTTGATAGAAAGTACCGACCATCGGAGATACAATTTTATGTAACGAAGGGTCGTTAATTGCTGGTGTAGCTGCAGCTGGAGCTTCTTCCACTTTAGCTGGTGCAGGTGTTACTGCTGGAGCTTCTGCTGGTGCAGATTGTTGTACAACAGGGGCTACTACTTCTTTTTTAGGTGCTACAGTTTCTGTAACAACAACATTATTCTTTTTAAGTTTTACTTTTGCGCCATCTACTTCATACACAAACTCGTCAATTGAAGATGAATCCACTAATTTAATGATTTCACGAATTTCTTGAATTTTGAACATTTCTAACTCTCCTTATGAATTAAAATCTACTACAATAACTATTCTATATTTTTTCGTATCAATTTGAAATAGTTAAATGAAAATTAAGTAAATATGAACAAAATAAAAGGCTTTCCTTTACTAAGCGAAAGCCTTTTCATTACGCTGATATATAACACCCTTTTGTAAATTGACTAAATATTTATTTTTTTCTCTATTTTTTAATAATTATTTGCACTGAACTTTACTTGCACATCATTTGCGCCTTCCATCTCTGTTTTTACCAGATAGATAATTTCGTTTGCTTGTGCTTTTGACAACTCCTCTGCCATCACTGTAACTGAAACTTTTTCTCCCTCAGCGCGAACAAACGCATCCGAATAACCTAATGATTTAACGAGCATTTCAAGCATAGCTTCCGCTGATTCACGTTTAATCAGCCCATCCATTTCATTAAATGCCTCATTTTTTTCTTCAGCAGAAGCTTCCTCAGAAGCAATTTTCTGTGTTAACTGTTCACGAAGTTGGCTTCTCTCATCACTAACCTGCATACGCATTTCTTCGAATAAGTGACTTGGTGAAGATACTTCTTGTGTGATATCATTTGTTGCTTCCTGATCTGTAACACCTGTGACAGCTGTTTGTTGCAGTGTATCATCTGTAAAAATAGTAAGACCATTAAATTGTTTTGCTGGATCAACCAAATAATACACTGAAATGACTGCTACTAAACTTAATAATGTCATAAACCAAACTGTTCTTCTACGTACGCGCATTTACTTTTCCTCCTTATTTTCCATTGGAACGATAATAATTCGATGAATCGGTAATTGCATCACTTGACTGACGACAGCACGAATTTCATTTTTTACAAAGATATCGGAAGCACCTTCTGAAACAACGAGCATTCCTGTTACGTTTTTCGCGCCTTGCTCAGTCCCTCGAAAATATTGGCTGAATAGTTTATTGGCATCCTGATCATCTGTCATCTCTCCATAATAAAAGTAGACTTTAACCTCCCCAACACCTTGCATTGCCTTCAGTGTTTGCTCAAGTTTTTCTTCATTCGTGAGCGGTGAACCTTTGTCGCTTGTTGAATTCGTTTGATACATAGGTAAAATGATGAATATTCCCACGGAGGCAGCTATCAAAATTAAAAGCATCAATGACGTTGTTTTTTTTCGTGTCTTTTCCACTTCACTTGTACATTGCCTCCTTTCATCTTCTCTTTTTCAAGTGTATGTACGCTTGTTTCTTCCTATGAATTGATAAATGGA encodes:
- the accB gene encoding acetyl-CoA carboxylase biotin carboxyl carrier protein, whose product is MFKIQEIREIIKLVDSSSIDEFVYEVDGAKVKLKKNNVVVTETVAPKKEVVAPVVQQSAPAEAPAVTPAPAKVEEAPAAATPAINDPSLHKIVSPMVGTFYQAPNPDSPAYVKPGDKVGNETIVCIVEAMKLFNEIEAEVQGEIVEILVKDGDLVEYGQPLFLVKAE
- the accC gene encoding acetyl-CoA carboxylase biotin carboxylase subunit, whose translation is MKKVLIANRGEIAVRIIRACKELGIQSVAVYSEADADALHVKLADEAYCIGPKLSKDSYLSFPALLSVAEKTGADGIHPGYGFVSENADFAEACENAGIKFIGPSSDSIKIMGIKDVARTTMEAAGVPLVPGTGIVPDIETGKEWAAKIGYPVIIKATAGGGGKGIRVARTEEDLVKGIEITQKEAAAAFGNPGVYLEKFIEYFRHCEIQVLADGYGNVVHLGERDCTVQRRMQKLVEEAPSPALSSERRAEMGAAAVKAAQACDYEGAGTIEFIYDYREDKFYFMEMNTRIQVEHPVTEMISGVDLVQQQLKIASGEKLPFTQDDIKLNGWAIECRINAENAYKNFMPSAGTVDTYITPGGYGVRIDSAVYAGYTIPPYYDSMVAKLIVHADTREEAIAKMNRALSEFEVSGPGINTTIPFHQALMNNDVFKSAQFNTKFLEENDVLGVAEKVK
- a CDS encoding SpoIIIAH-like family protein, which codes for MRVRRRTVWFMTLLSLVAVISVYYLVDPAKQFNGLTIFTDDTLQQTAVTGVTDQEATNDITQEVSSPSHLFEEMRMQVSDERSQLREQLTQKIASEEASAEEKNEAFNEMDGLIKRESAEAMLEMLVKSLGYSDAFVRAEGEKVSVTVMAEELSKAQANEIIYLVKTEMEGANDVQVKFSANNY